From Nitrososphaerota archaeon, the proteins below share one genomic window:
- a CDS encoding geranylgeranylglyceryl/heptaprenylglyceryl phosphate synthase, with protein sequence MFEIKIGKVEKYLYEKMREGPIHLTLMDPENINIEFACKLAKEVENYGSSAIMVGGSTIYSTEEIDNFIKEIKKNINIPIIVFPNNINAVSKYADAIFFMSLLNSVEWYYIIGAQAQGALLVKKYNIEPIPLGYIVFNSDTAVAAMGRVISLPPSHGEVAVTYALAAQYLGMRFVYLEAGSGAREPIPPKTISTVKKAVEIPIIVGGGIRDSATALELVKAGANAIVTGTIAEEYPEKLFKIIEAINKFK encoded by the coding sequence ATGTTTGAAATTAAGATCGGGAAAGTTGAGAAATATCTTTATGAGAAAATGAGAGAAGGCCCTATACATTTAACTTTAATGGATCCTGAAAATATTAATATTGAATTTGCTTGCAAATTAGCAAAAGAGGTAGAAAATTACGGTTCTTCTGCAATAATGGTAGGAGGATCAACAATATATTCAACAGAAGAAATAGATAACTTTATAAAAGAAATTAAAAAAAATATCAATATTCCAATAATTGTTTTTCCAAATAATATTAATGCAGTAAGTAAATATGCTGATGCTATTTTCTTTATGTCTTTATTAAATTCTGTTGAATGGTATTATATAATTGGTGCTCAAGCTCAAGGAGCATTATTAGTTAAAAAGTATAATATTGAGCCTATACCTTTAGGATACATAGTTTTTAATAGTGATACAGCCGTTGCTGCAATGGGAAGAGTTATTTCTCTTCCACCATCTCATGGAGAGGTAGCTGTTACATATGCATTAGCAGCTCAATATCTTGGAATGAGATTTGTATATCTTGAAGCAGGTTCAGGAGCAAGAGAGCCGATTCCACCAAAAACCATTAGTACCGTTAAAAAAGCTGTAGAAATACCAATAATCGTTGGTGGAGGAATAAGAGATTCTGCTACAGCTTTAGAGCTTGTTAAAGCAGGAGCAAATGCTATAGTTACTGGAACTATTGCTGAAGAATATCCTGAAAAACTTTTCAAAATAATCGAAGCAATAAATAAATTTAAATGA
- a CDS encoding transcription elongation factor 1 family protein → MGRRRRKVVKRKVVKPLPTIFICPLCNEESVSISYNKGDEYAIVKCMKCGVEEQIKIYPNYLPVDAYCEWYDRVTKKVTSIDIEKT, encoded by the coding sequence TTGGGGCGTCGTAGAAGGAAAGTTGTAAAAAGGAAAGTTGTAAAACCTCTTCCAACAATATTTATTTGTCCATTATGTAATGAAGAATCTGTTAGCATAAGCTATAATAAAGGAGACGAATATGCTATTGTTAAATGTATGAAATGTGGAGTAGAAGAACAAATTAAAATATATCCAAATTATTTGCCAGTAGATGCTTATTGTGAGTGGTATGATAGAGTTACGAAAAAAGTTACTAGTATAGATATTGAAAAAACTTAA